Within Streptomyces albofaciens JCM 4342, the genomic segment TGGCGCGTTGGGGTGGGTAGGCAGGGGCGGGCGGGTTCGACGGTGTGCCGTAGTGGAGGGTGATGGTTACTTCGTAGGCGAGGCCCTGAGGGGCGACGGTGTACGGGCCCAGGACGATGTGCCAGGTGCCGGGGTTGACGGGGCCGGGGAGATAGCCGGGCGTGGCGTCGTCCGCGCGGAGGAAGAACTCCGTGCGGGCGCCGCCCGACCAGCCGCGGAAGCCGCGCCCGCCCAGGTCCGTACCGCGTTCGTCGAAGATGCCGATGTCGCAGGCGTTGCCCGCGGTGCCGGGTGGGGTGGTGGGGCGGTCGTAGGTGTAGGAGACGGCGATCTCGCGTACGCCGGGCGGGACTTCCACGGGGAGGTAGACATAGTCGGGGGCGCCGGTGGGGAGGCGGCCGGTGATCTTGCGGGTTTCCTCGCCGGTGCGGGCGCCGGTCCGGTCGCCGCCCTGGGCGGGCCCGCCGGTGTCGTCGGCTGCGGCGAAGTCCACACCGTTCAACGTAAGGGCCGTGGCGGCTCCCGTCACCAGGAGCGTGCGGCGTCCGAGCGGGCCGCTGGTTCTGTCGTGGTCGCACATGGGGCAGCACTCCCGGGGAGACGTGGCGGAACCGGCGTACGGAGACGTTCGTGAGGCTCCGCAGACCTTCGCAGGCCTTCGGGCGCCTTCGTAGACCCTCGTATTGAGGCGTGAACGGGTGGACAAGGGAAGGGGGCGGGACGGAGACGTACTCGTGTGGCCCGCGAATGCCGTGGGCGCCTCATGGACGCTGCCCCGCCCCGCCGGTAGGAAAGGGGCACTGCCGAACGCGGAGGTACGTCCAGCATGCGGATCTCGACCACCATCTTCCTGACCGACGAGACGATCCGGCCGGACCGGCTGGCCCGGGAACTGGAGCAGCGCGGTTTCGCCGGGCTCTACCTTCCCGAGCACACGCACATTCCGGCCACCCGCGACACGCCCGCGCCCATGGGCGAGCCGCTGCCCCGGGAATACGGGCGCACCCTCGACCCGTTCGTGGCGCTGGGTCAGGCCGCCGCCGTGACCGAACGGCTGGCGGTCGCCACCGGCATCACCCTCGTCGCCCAGCACGACCCGATCACCCTGGCCAAGCAGGTCGCCACGCTGGACTTCCTCTCCGGCGGGCGCTTCACGCTCGGCGTCGGCTACGGCTGGAACGTGGAGGAGGCGGCCGACCACGGGGTCGAGTGGTCGACGCGGCGCGCGCTGGTCCGGGACCGGATGCGGGTGATGCGCGCCCTGTGGGCGGACGAGCCGACCGCGTACGAGGGCCGGTTCGCGTCCGTACGGGCCAGCCTGGCGCACCCGAAGCCGGTCAAGGGCGCGCCGCGCACGCTGCTCGGCGGCGCGGCCGGGCCCCGCCTCTTCGCGAGCGTGGCGGAGTTCGCGGACGGCTGGCTGCCGATCGGCGGCGGGGGCCTGGGCGAGGCGCTGCCGGAGCTGCGGCGGGCGTGGGCGGAGGCGGGCCGGGACGGCGAGCCGGTGGTGGTGCCGTATTCGGTGCAGCCGTCGGCCGGGAAGCTGGCGCGGCTGCGGGACCTGGGGCTGGAAGAGGTCGTCGTGGGGCTGCCGGCGGCGGGGGAGGCGGAGGTGCTGCGGGCATTGGACGAGTTCGCGCAGTATCTGTGAGGTGCGGGCGCCGAGTCTGTGAGGTGCGGGCGACGGCTCCCGTCCGGCCGCACCGCCCCTCCCCGCCTGCCCGCCCCGACCCCGGAGGGAACCTCCGTCTCACGTGATCAGTGGCACACCGACCCGGGGGGATCGGTCGGCGGCACCGTCGGTGGTCGCTCGTATGCTCGTTGGATGACTAGCAGCGCGCAGGTACCCGGGCAGGGGACGGACCCGGTGGCAGTCCCCGCCGACATCGCTCCTCCCGTCACCGCCCCCACCGCCAACGCCATGCGCCGCGCCCTCAAGCGCGCCCGCGACGGCGTCGCGCTCGACGTCGGCGAGGCCGCGGTGCTGCTCCAGGCGCGCGGCGACGACCTGCGGGACCTGTGCGCGTCCGCGGCCCGGGTGCGCGACGCCGGGCTGGCGGCCGCCGGGCGGCCCGGTGTCATCACGTACTCCAAAAGCGTGTTCATCCCGCTCACCCGACTCTGCCGGGACAAGTGCCACTACTGCACGTTCGTCACCGTGCCCGGCAAGCTGCGCCGCGCCGGCCACGGCATGTTCATGTCGCCGGACGAGGTGCTGGACATCGCCCGCCGCGGCGCCGAACTGGGCTGCAAGGAAGCGCTGATCACGCTCGGCGACAAGCCCGAGGAGCGCTGGCCCGAGGCGCGCGAGTGGCTGGAGGCCGAGGGGTACGACTCCACGATCGCGTACGTACGCTCCATCGCCATCCGCATCCTGGAGGAGACGGGGCTGCTGCCCCACCTCAACCCCGGCGTGCTGTCCTGGACGGACTTCCAGACGCTCAAGCCGGTCGCCCCGTCCATGGGCATGATGCTGGAGACCACCGCCGAGCGCCTGTGGAGCGAGCCCGGCGGCCCGCACCACGGCTCCCCGGACAAGGAACCGGCCGTACGGCTGCGCGTCCTGGAGGACGCCGGGCGCTCCAACGTGCCCTTCACGAGTGGCCTGCTCATCGGCATCGGCGAGACGTACGAGGAGCGTGCCGAGTCGCTGTTCGCGCTGCGCAAGGTGCAGCGCGCGTACCACGGCATCCAGGAAGTCATCGTCCAGAACTTCCGCGCCAAGCCGGACACGGCCATGCGCGGCATGCCGGACGCCGAGCTGGAGGACCTGGCCGCCACCGTCGCCGTCGCCCGGCACATCCTGGGCCCGGCCGGCTGCATCCAGGCGCCGCCCAACCTGGTCGACTCCGAGTACGCGCTGCTCATCGACGCGGGCATCGACGACTGGGGCGGCGTCTCCCCGGTGACGCCCGACCACGTCAACCCCGAGCGGCCGTGGCCCCGGATCGAGGAGCTGGCCGAGAAGTCCGCCGCCGCGGGCTTCGAGCTGCGCGAGCGGCTGGCCGTCTACCCGGAGTACGTACAGCGCGGCGAGCCCTGGCTCGACCCGCGCCTGCTGCCGCACGTCCGCGCCCTGGCCGACCCGGAGACCGGGCTCGCCCTCCCGGACGCGAAGGTCGAGGGCCGCCCCTGGCAGGAGCCCGACGAGGGCTTCTCGATGAGTTCCACCGGCCGTACGGACCTGCACCGCACCATCGACACCGACGGCCGCACGGCCGACCGGCGCGACGACTTCGACGAGGTGTACGGCGACTGGGACGCGCTGCGCGAGGCCGCCGCGCCCGGCATGGCGCCCGAGCGCATCGACACGGACGTGCGCGCCGCCCTGGCGCAGGCCGCCGACGACCCCACCAAGCTCACCGACGACCAGGCGCTCGCCCTGCTGCACGCCGACGGCCCGGCGCTCGACGCGCTCTGCGGCATCGCGGACGACCTGCGCCGCGCCACGGTCGGCGACGACGTCACGTACATCGTCACCCGCAACATCAACTTCACCAACGTCTGCTACACCGGCTGCCGCTTCTGCGCCTTCGCCCAGCGCCGTACGGACGCCGACGCCTACACCCTGTCCCTCTCCCAGGTCGCCGACCGCGCCCAGCAGGCGTGGGACGTGGGCGCGGTCGAGGTCTGCATGCAGGGCGGCATCCACCCCGACCTGCCCGGCACCGCGTACTTCGACATCGCGCGCGCCGTCAAGGAACGCGTCCCCGGCATGCACGTCCACGCCTTCTCGCCCATGGAGGTCGTCAACGGCGCCACGCGCACCGGCCTGTCGATCCGCGAATGGCTCAGCGAGGCCAAGGCCGCGGGCCTGGACACCATCCCCGGCACCGCCGCCGAGATCCTCGACGACGAGGTCCGCTGGGTGCTGACCAAGGGCAAGCTGCCCACCGCCACCTGGGTCGAGGTCATCAAGACCGCCCATGAGCTGGGCATCCGCTCGTCCTCGACGATGATGTACGGCCATGTCGACCAGCCCCGGCACTGGCTCGGCCACCTGCGGCTGCTCGCCGGGATCCAGCAGGAGACCGGCGGGTTCACGGAGTTCGTGACGCTGCCGTTCATCCACACCAACGCGCCCGTCTACCTGGCCGGCATCGCCCGCCCCGGCCCCACCACCCGGGACAACCGCGCCGTGACGGCCATGGCCCGCGTCCTGCTGCACCCGCACATCCCCAACATCCAGACGAGCTGGGTCAAGCTGGGCACGGAGGGCGCCGCCGAGATGCTCCGCTCCGGCGCCAACGACCTCGGCGGCACCCTGATGGAGGAGACCATCTCCCGTATGGCGGGCTCCAGTTACGGGTCCTACCGCTCCATCCAGGACCTGGTCGCCATCGCGGACGCGGCGGGCCGCCCCTCGCGGGCCCGCACGACC encodes:
- a CDS encoding LLM class F420-dependent oxidoreductase, with translation MRISTTIFLTDETIRPDRLARELEQRGFAGLYLPEHTHIPATRDTPAPMGEPLPREYGRTLDPFVALGQAAAVTERLAVATGITLVAQHDPITLAKQVATLDFLSGGRFTLGVGYGWNVEEAADHGVEWSTRRALVRDRMRVMRALWADEPTAYEGRFASVRASLAHPKPVKGAPRTLLGGAAGPRLFASVAEFADGWLPIGGGGLGEALPELRRAWAEAGRDGEPVVVPYSVQPSAGKLARLRDLGLEEVVVGLPAAGEAEVLRALDEFAQYL
- a CDS encoding bifunctional FO biosynthesis protein CofGH; its protein translation is MTSSAQVPGQGTDPVAVPADIAPPVTAPTANAMRRALKRARDGVALDVGEAAVLLQARGDDLRDLCASAARVRDAGLAAAGRPGVITYSKSVFIPLTRLCRDKCHYCTFVTVPGKLRRAGHGMFMSPDEVLDIARRGAELGCKEALITLGDKPEERWPEAREWLEAEGYDSTIAYVRSIAIRILEETGLLPHLNPGVLSWTDFQTLKPVAPSMGMMLETTAERLWSEPGGPHHGSPDKEPAVRLRVLEDAGRSNVPFTSGLLIGIGETYEERAESLFALRKVQRAYHGIQEVIVQNFRAKPDTAMRGMPDAELEDLAATVAVARHILGPAGCIQAPPNLVDSEYALLIDAGIDDWGGVSPVTPDHVNPERPWPRIEELAEKSAAAGFELRERLAVYPEYVQRGEPWLDPRLLPHVRALADPETGLALPDAKVEGRPWQEPDEGFSMSSTGRTDLHRTIDTDGRTADRRDDFDEVYGDWDALREAAAPGMAPERIDTDVRAALAQAADDPTKLTDDQALALLHADGPALDALCGIADDLRRATVGDDVTYIVTRNINFTNVCYTGCRFCAFAQRRTDADAYTLSLSQVADRAQQAWDVGAVEVCMQGGIHPDLPGTAYFDIARAVKERVPGMHVHAFSPMEVVNGATRTGLSIREWLSEAKAAGLDTIPGTAAEILDDEVRWVLTKGKLPTATWVEVIKTAHELGIRSSSTMMYGHVDQPRHWLGHLRLLAGIQQETGGFTEFVTLPFIHTNAPVYLAGIARPGPTTRDNRAVTAMARVLLHPHIPNIQTSWVKLGTEGAAEMLRSGANDLGGTLMEETISRMAGSSYGSYRSIQDLVAIADAAGRPSRARTTTYGPVAAEREAAALASDGHLPELLPVVE